In Streptomyces violaceusniger Tu 4113, one DNA window encodes the following:
- a CDS encoding permease yields the protein MDRDVDVAPPLPESPAHDRKPSATHPDGGGGLRAAVRVASHALIAGLPVAVLGVVAIVLGPEISGGLDSRAVAAWRTVFTAIVIQGVPFLLLGTLVSAAISAFVPAWVFTRVLPRNPALAVPVAGVAGAVLPGCECASVPVAGSLMRRGVTPAAALAFLLSAPAINPIVLMATYVAFPGNPWMVAARLVASLLTSVVMGWLWLRLGREEWLRAPKGPTGHTAGVSRAEELRVSLQHDFLHAGGFLVVGAAAAATFNVAVPHSALRLFSDSVWLSVPMLGVLAVLLAVCSEADAFVAASLTGFSPSARLAFMVVGPMVDLKLIALQSGTFGRAFALRFSSATWVVAVLCSALVGWWLL from the coding sequence GTGGACAGGGATGTCGACGTCGCGCCACCGCTGCCCGAGAGCCCTGCCCACGACCGGAAGCCGTCGGCCACACACCCCGACGGGGGCGGCGGACTGCGCGCGGCCGTACGTGTCGCCTCTCATGCGCTGATCGCGGGGCTGCCCGTGGCGGTGCTCGGTGTCGTCGCCATCGTGCTGGGGCCGGAGATCTCCGGCGGGCTCGACAGCCGGGCGGTGGCGGCGTGGCGGACGGTGTTCACCGCGATCGTCATCCAGGGGGTGCCGTTTCTGCTGCTCGGCACTTTGGTGTCGGCCGCGATCAGTGCCTTCGTACCGGCGTGGGTGTTCACCCGGGTGCTTCCGCGCAACCCGGCGCTCGCGGTGCCGGTCGCGGGGGTGGCCGGGGCGGTGCTGCCGGGATGTGAGTGCGCGTCGGTCCCGGTGGCGGGCAGTCTGATGCGGCGCGGGGTGACCCCGGCGGCGGCGCTTGCGTTTTTGCTGTCGGCCCCTGCCATCAACCCGATAGTGCTGATGGCGACGTACGTGGCCTTTCCCGGCAACCCCTGGATGGTCGCGGCTCGTCTCGTCGCCTCGTTGCTGACCTCCGTGGTGATGGGCTGGCTGTGGCTCCGTCTGGGCCGTGAGGAGTGGCTGCGCGCCCCGAAGGGGCCCACCGGGCACACCGCCGGTGTGAGCCGGGCGGAGGAGCTCCGGGTCTCGCTCCAGCACGACTTCCTGCACGCCGGGGGGTTCCTCGTGGTCGGTGCGGCGGCCGCGGCCACGTTCAATGTGGCGGTGCCGCATTCCGCGTTGCGGCTCTTCTCCGACTCCGTGTGGTTGTCGGTGCCCATGCTGGGGGTGCTGGCGGTGCTCCTCGCGGTGTGCTCCGAGGCCGATGCGTTCGTCGCCGCCTCGCTCACCGGGTTCTCGCCCAGCGCCCGGCTCGCCTTCATGGTGGTCGGGCCGATGGTCGACCTGAAGCTGATCGCGCTGCAGTCGGGCACCTTCGGGCGGGCCTTCGCGCTGCGCTTCTCGTCGGCCACCTGGGTGGTGGCGGTTTTGTGCAGTGCTCTGGTGGGGTGGTGGCTGCTGTGA
- a CDS encoding TIGR03943 family putative permease subunit, translating into MKRNIQVLLLLFTGVGLLHISLLTDLYLRYVRPGLRPALIASGVLLIVLGAVSAARDGFPFNRPRTDHDHGHGGHQGGGHQGHGHDHSQGPRIAWLLYVPALTILFLAPPALGSYTAARDEAKAKAPTAGDSLFPALPQSGIVELSLNDFSSRAVWDTDGTLRGHTVRLTGFVTPGRHGTWYVSRLAISCCAADATVRKVRVHGATPPPADAWVTVTGTWHPTGKVGTDDASPALDATTVKRVPAPKDPYNDAVATRPGR; encoded by the coding sequence GTGAAACGCAACATCCAGGTGCTGCTGCTCCTGTTCACCGGTGTCGGTCTGCTGCACATCTCGCTGCTGACCGATCTGTATCTGCGCTATGTGCGCCCGGGCCTGCGGCCCGCGCTCATCGCCTCGGGGGTGCTGCTGATCGTGCTCGGCGCGGTCAGTGCCGCCCGCGACGGCTTTCCCTTCAACCGCCCGCGTACGGACCACGACCACGGACACGGTGGCCACCAAGGCGGTGGCCACCAAGGCCACGGACACGATCACTCGCAGGGGCCGCGGATCGCCTGGCTGCTGTACGTACCGGCGCTGACCATCCTGTTCCTCGCGCCCCCCGCGCTCGGCTCGTACACCGCCGCCCGTGACGAGGCGAAGGCCAAGGCCCCCACTGCCGGAGACAGCCTCTTCCCCGCCCTCCCGCAGAGCGGGATCGTCGAGTTGTCGCTGAACGACTTCAGCTCCCGGGCGGTCTGGGACACCGACGGCACCCTCAGGGGGCACACCGTGCGCCTCACCGGCTTCGTCACCCCCGGCCGCCACGGCACCTGGTACGTCAGCCGCCTGGCCATCAGCTGCTGCGCCGCCGACGCGACGGTGCGCAAGGTGCGGGTGCACGGGGCCACGCCGCCGCCCGCCGATGCCTGGGTCACCGTCACCGGCACCTGGCACCCCACCGGCAAGGTCGGGACGGACGACGCGAGCCCGGCCCTGGACGCCACGACCGTCAAGCGCGTTCCCGCGCCCAAAGACCCGTACAACGATGCGGTGGCGACCCGGCCGGGCCGGTGA
- a CDS encoding glycosyltransferase family 39 protein, which produces MSVAERGPAVARTVSPPVPVRRRSPGPAKAVVVIAPLSLAIALGLWGIRRKNTMWGDESVTYQLAHRDLSQIWLTAQQIDLVHALYYAVMHEIFGLFGGGLLTLRLPSVLAMSVAASGVGLLGLRLAGPRAGLLAGLVFPLLPQVQKYAQEGRSYAMVCALVTWASYALVVSVPHRARWRWAVYGSTMLLACLLHEFAVLALVAHGVTLVVSRVPRPALRAWSVTAAGVVAGLLPLAICSAGQSGQVSWIGGPVRLPYFLVVVVVGVACARAPLGVRGPVRLPALAVPILVLPGLLLLIVSLVKPLFVDRYVLYGNIGIALLLGAWMDYFHRRQRSSRNAWIAAVAVLAALVPPSLTLRTPQSRSNDVTAIGAAVRKEGRPGDGLLYLSGRHRILTAATPEDTRFLTDLALAQDAVSSNTLAGVELPAQEIAARMLEFDRIVAVRAAGAHSPTNPQEEAKTSTLRRYFREYGTTRVNGARVTVYVRDHGPAPKAGPGSNSPGASSGVMR; this is translated from the coding sequence ATGTCCGTTGCTGAACGTGGCCCCGCCGTGGCCAGGACGGTTTCCCCTCCCGTACCCGTCCGTCGACGATCACCGGGCCCGGCCAAAGCCGTTGTCGTCATCGCGCCCTTGTCGCTGGCCATCGCTCTGGGGCTCTGGGGTATCCGCAGGAAGAACACCATGTGGGGGGACGAGTCCGTCACCTATCAGCTCGCGCACCGCGATCTTTCACAGATATGGCTCACCGCCCAGCAGATTGATCTGGTCCATGCCCTCTACTACGCCGTGATGCATGAGATCTTCGGTCTCTTCGGCGGAGGGCTGCTGACGTTGCGGCTGCCGTCTGTGCTGGCAATGTCCGTGGCGGCCAGCGGAGTCGGGCTTCTGGGGCTACGCCTGGCGGGACCCCGTGCCGGGCTGCTGGCCGGGCTGGTGTTTCCGCTCCTTCCGCAGGTACAGAAGTACGCGCAGGAAGGCCGCTCGTATGCCATGGTCTGTGCCCTGGTCACCTGGGCCTCCTATGCGCTCGTGGTCAGCGTCCCGCATCGCGCCCGGTGGCGGTGGGCGGTCTATGGCTCCACCATGCTGCTGGCCTGTCTGCTCCATGAGTTCGCGGTCCTCGCCCTGGTCGCACACGGCGTCACACTGGTCGTCTCCCGTGTTCCACGACCGGCGCTGAGGGCGTGGAGTGTGACGGCCGCGGGCGTTGTGGCCGGGCTGTTGCCGCTGGCGATCTGCAGTGCGGGGCAGTCGGGGCAGGTGTCCTGGATCGGCGGACCGGTGCGGCTTCCTTATTTCCTGGTTGTGGTGGTCGTGGGCGTGGCGTGTGCCCGAGCGCCCCTGGGGGTGAGGGGGCCCGTGCGGCTCCCCGCGCTGGCTGTGCCGATTCTTGTGCTTCCGGGCCTTCTGCTGCTGATCGTCTCACTGGTCAAGCCCCTTTTCGTCGACCGGTATGTGCTCTACGGCAATATCGGAATCGCGTTGCTGCTGGGCGCCTGGATGGATTACTTCCACCGGCGGCAGCGGTCTTCCCGCAACGCGTGGATCGCGGCGGTTGCCGTACTGGCCGCGCTCGTCCCGCCGAGCCTTACGCTGAGGACGCCCCAGAGCCGGAGCAATGACGTCACCGCCATCGGCGCCGCCGTACGCAAGGAAGGCCGTCCCGGCGACGGGCTGCTCTATCTCTCCGGCCGGCACCGGATCTTGACCGCGGCCACCCCCGAGGACACCCGTTTTCTGACAGATCTCGCCCTGGCACAGGACGCCGTTTCGTCGAACACACTTGCAGGTGTCGAGCTTCCCGCCCAGGAAATAGCGGCACGCATGCTGGAATTCGACCGGATCGTCGCGGTCCGCGCGGCGGGTGCGCACTCGCCGACCAACCCGCAGGAGGAAGCGAAAACAAGCACCCTGCGGCGCTACTTCCGCGAGTACGGAACAACCCGTGTCAACGGGGCGCGAGTCACCGTCTATGTCCGAGACCACGGCCCAGCTCCGAAGGCCGGTCCTGGATCCAACAGCCCGGGAGCGAGCAGTGGGGTGATGAGGTGA
- a CDS encoding response regulator transcription factor: MRILVVEDEVDLAHTLHTGLTAEGYSVDLAHDGRHGLWMARTGEYALVVLDLMLPGLNGYKVCAQLRREGNATPILVLTAKDGDWDQAEALDTGADDYLAKPFSYVVLVARLRALVRRAATVAPPVLAVGDLSLDVAGRVCRRAGARVELTPREFAVLELLARRAGQAVSKTDLLYHAWPDEAQDPNLVEARVSALRKKVDTAFHRQSLQTVRGTGYRLVDDRERD, from the coding sequence ATGCGCATCCTGGTGGTCGAAGACGAGGTGGACCTTGCCCACACCCTGCACACCGGTCTCACCGCCGAGGGCTACAGCGTCGACCTCGCCCATGACGGCCGACACGGACTGTGGATGGCCCGGACCGGCGAATACGCCCTGGTCGTCCTGGACTTGATGCTGCCCGGACTCAACGGCTACAAGGTCTGCGCCCAGCTGCGCCGGGAGGGCAACGCGACCCCCATCCTGGTACTCACCGCCAAGGACGGGGACTGGGATCAGGCAGAGGCCCTGGACACGGGGGCCGATGACTACCTGGCCAAACCCTTCTCCTACGTGGTGCTCGTCGCACGGCTGCGGGCCCTGGTCAGACGAGCCGCCACGGTCGCCCCGCCCGTCCTTGCCGTGGGCGACCTCTCGTTGGATGTCGCCGGCCGGGTCTGCCGCCGGGCCGGGGCCCGGGTGGAACTCACACCCCGGGAGTTCGCCGTGCTGGAGCTGCTGGCCCGCCGGGCGGGCCAGGCGGTCTCCAAAACGGATCTGCTCTATCACGCGTGGCCCGACGAAGCCCAGGATCCCAACCTGGTGGAGGCGCGCGTCAGCGCCCTCCGCAAGAAGGTGGACACCGCGTTCCACCGGCAGTCCCTGCAGACCGTACGGGGTACCGGCTACCGACTGGTGGACGACCGTGAACGCGACTGA
- a CDS encoding sensor histidine kinase, translated as MNATEPRRRWWPRSVRARAALAAASTAAVILVGIGWWVHRDVYRESTQVAEKQAETQLRALADQLNEGVVPVRRSAMPYEVVATGRRTAVAYGGGMDAFDPGTRHVLPAPSEAREPGGWTIRPIRMPVRRDDNPRDRLNMAGETYMVMSADISADELSGDKVAALGVAADAKLRVYVVVLPHTAEAITKTTDRLLLRAGLVSLVLIAAVAYFAVRIALRPVEAIRVLTASVTASDPRERVTVPATGHEITALATTINTTLQRLDNAAAQQRRFVADAAHELRSPLTTLLASLEVALAYPERTDWPAAATTAARQTRRLHALAEDLLLLARLDTRTPTAGPETVDLTALASRLTEQYPLTERPLTLTCDSTAPAHAHGNLDEYERLLRNLIDNAARHAAHRIQITIRNQDAWVVLTVHDDGPGVPTDDAERIFERFVRLDDARSRDHGGTGLGLAIARDLAHRHRGTLTLTPRTLGACFQLRLPRAPTPGREMTRFTAAALRNRKTTR; from the coding sequence GTGAACGCGACTGAGCCGCGACGCCGCTGGTGGCCGCGTTCGGTACGAGCCCGCGCGGCCCTGGCCGCCGCCTCGACCGCCGCCGTCATCCTGGTCGGCATCGGCTGGTGGGTACACCGCGACGTCTACCGCGAGAGCACGCAGGTCGCCGAAAAACAAGCCGAGACACAGCTCCGGGCTCTCGCTGATCAGCTGAACGAGGGTGTGGTTCCCGTTCGCAGAAGCGCCATGCCGTACGAGGTCGTCGCGACCGGCCGACGCACCGCCGTCGCCTACGGCGGAGGCATGGACGCCTTCGATCCCGGCACCCGCCATGTGCTGCCCGCCCCATCGGAGGCCAGGGAGCCCGGGGGCTGGACGATCCGTCCCATCCGCATGCCGGTGCGCCGCGACGACAACCCCAGGGACAGACTCAATATGGCCGGCGAGACCTACATGGTCATGTCCGCCGATATCAGCGCCGATGAACTCAGCGGCGACAAAGTCGCCGCTCTGGGCGTCGCCGCCGACGCCAAGCTGCGGGTCTATGTGGTGGTGCTCCCGCACACAGCCGAGGCAATCACCAAGACCACCGACCGCCTGCTGCTGCGGGCCGGGCTCGTCAGCCTCGTACTGATCGCCGCCGTCGCCTACTTCGCCGTCCGAATCGCGCTGCGGCCGGTCGAAGCCATCCGCGTCCTCACCGCCTCGGTCACCGCGAGCGACCCCCGCGAACGCGTCACCGTCCCCGCCACGGGACACGAGATCACCGCCCTGGCCACCACCATCAACACCACCCTCCAACGCCTCGACAACGCCGCCGCCCAGCAACGCCGCTTCGTCGCGGACGCCGCCCACGAACTACGCAGCCCCCTCACCACACTGCTGGCCAGCCTGGAAGTCGCGCTCGCCTACCCGGAACGCACCGACTGGCCCGCCGCGGCCACCACCGCCGCACGACAGACCCGCCGCCTCCACGCCCTCGCCGAAGACCTGCTGCTCCTCGCCCGCCTCGACACCCGCACCCCCACAGCCGGCCCCGAAACCGTCGACCTGACAGCCCTCGCCTCCCGGCTGACCGAGCAATACCCCCTCACCGAACGGCCGTTGACCCTCACCTGCGACAGCACCGCCCCCGCACACGCACACGGAAACCTCGACGAATACGAACGGCTGCTGCGCAACCTCATCGACAACGCCGCCCGCCACGCCGCGCACCGCATCCAGATCACCATCCGAAACCAGGACGCCTGGGTCGTCCTCACGGTGCACGACGACGGACCGGGCGTGCCCACCGACGACGCCGAGCGCATCTTCGAACGCTTCGTCCGGCTCGACGACGCCCGCTCCCGCGACCACGGCGGCACCGGCCTGGGCCTCGCCATCGCCCGCGATCTGGCCCACCGCCACCGAGGCACCCTCACCCTCACCCCCCGGACCCTCGGAGCATGCTTCCAGCTACGCCTTCCCCGAGCCCCCACCCCGGGCCGAGAAATGACGCGCTTCACCGCGGCAGCCCTTCGGAACCGGAAGACCACCAGATGA
- a CDS encoding COG4705 family protein — translation MKEPEVHTDLGVASTSTKTKSVMKKLPEVTLAFWIMKIAATTLGETAGDLFAQTLKLGYFLTTIALFLAFVVTLVVQLRSSRYNPFFYWTVILSTSMAGTTMSDFMNRDASAKYLSGGATKLGWGPQGLGLGYPEGAAILISILLLIFLGWKLSGMTFQITEIVTFRGEALFWSAILVSNTLGTSMGDFLSDSSGLGYAGGALLVTGVLAVLVALMKVPAVPNVLLFWIAFVLTRPLGATAGDFLTKPVAKGGLDLGTAGSSGVLLAVLFGLMAYAHVQERRAVAPAEEEREPGTRQAG, via the coding sequence TTGAAGGAACCTGAGGTCCACACCGACCTCGGCGTGGCGAGCACGTCGACGAAGACCAAGTCGGTGATGAAGAAGCTGCCCGAGGTGACGCTCGCGTTCTGGATCATGAAGATCGCGGCGACGACCCTGGGCGAGACGGCGGGCGACCTCTTCGCGCAGACACTGAAGCTCGGCTACTTCCTCACCACGATCGCGCTGTTCCTGGCCTTCGTGGTGACGTTGGTGGTGCAGCTGCGATCGAGCCGCTACAACCCGTTCTTTTACTGGACGGTGATCCTGTCGACCTCCATGGCCGGCACGACCATGTCCGACTTCATGAACCGGGACGCCAGCGCCAAGTACCTCTCGGGCGGCGCGACGAAGCTGGGCTGGGGCCCGCAGGGCTTGGGCCTGGGCTACCCGGAGGGCGCAGCGATCCTGATCTCGATCCTGCTGCTGATCTTCCTCGGCTGGAAGCTGAGCGGGATGACCTTCCAGATCACCGAGATCGTCACCTTCCGGGGCGAGGCCCTGTTCTGGTCGGCGATCCTGGTCTCCAACACGCTCGGCACCTCGATGGGCGACTTCCTGTCCGACAGCTCCGGCCTCGGGTACGCCGGCGGCGCCCTGCTCGTGACCGGGGTGCTCGCCGTGCTCGTGGCGCTGATGAAGGTGCCCGCGGTCCCCAATGTGCTGCTGTTCTGGATCGCCTTCGTCCTCACCCGTCCGCTCGGTGCCACCGCGGGCGACTTCCTGACCAAGCCGGTCGCCAAGGGCGGCCTGGACCTGGGCACGGCCGGCTCGTCGGGCGTGCTGCTGGCCGTCCTGTTCGGTCTGATGGCCTACGCCCACGTGCAGGAGCGCCGGGCCGTCGCCCCGGCGGAGGAGGAACGGGAGCCGGGCACCCGGCAGGCAGGCTGA
- a CDS encoding VOC family protein: MAGEDVGDPEAPHQTFTHLALQVPDLDAAFARLTAECGAGAVSPPAPGATEGMRYAYVADPEGNLLELIETAPG; the protein is encoded by the coding sequence CTGGCGGGTGAGGATGTAGGCGATCCAGAAGCTCCACACCAGACCTTCACGCACCTCGCGCTTCAAGTCCCAGATCTGGACGCGGCGTTCGCGCGCCTGACCGCTGAGTGCGGTGCCGGGGCGGTGTCGCCGCCCGCGCCCGGCGCGACCGAGGGTATGCGGTACGCGTACGTCGCCGACCCGGAAGGCAACCTCCTCGAGCTGATCGAAACGGCACCGGGCTGA
- a CDS encoding LysR family transcriptional regulator, producing the protein MDFTDVSLTALRVFRAVAEQGTFTAAAASLGYTQSAVSRQIAAIERAAGAELLERRREGVRLTTAGHLVMRRATVVLDEIDATARELSGLPEQAGTVRLGWLPSAGAALVPRALAALRHTDPGIRVVGREGGTPALVRALRAGSLDLALLASAPPFRPPDAESPPLALQTLTERALCLAVPAAHPLARGDFIDVADLRGQHWIASSASGEDRLMGVWPGLDERPEIAHTARDWLAKLQLVAAGCGLTTVPASLAPAAPHGVRILPVRGGPQEQRRLLLAHPPQTPTEPVTRVAAALRAAALSSGTPDAS; encoded by the coding sequence ATGGACTTCACGGATGTGTCACTCACCGCGCTGCGCGTCTTCCGCGCCGTCGCCGAGCAGGGAACCTTCACCGCGGCCGCCGCGTCGCTGGGCTACACGCAGTCGGCGGTGTCCCGGCAGATCGCCGCGATCGAGCGGGCCGCGGGCGCGGAGCTGCTCGAGCGGCGCCGCGAGGGCGTACGGCTCACCACGGCCGGGCACCTCGTCATGCGCCGCGCGACGGTCGTGCTCGACGAGATCGACGCCACCGCGCGCGAGCTGTCCGGCCTGCCCGAGCAGGCAGGAACGGTACGCCTCGGCTGGCTGCCCAGCGCCGGCGCCGCTCTCGTGCCCCGCGCTCTGGCCGCCCTGCGCCATACGGACCCCGGCATTCGGGTCGTCGGCCGGGAGGGCGGCACCCCGGCGCTGGTGCGCGCCCTGCGGGCCGGCAGCCTCGACCTGGCCCTGCTCGCCTCGGCTCCGCCGTTCCGGCCGCCAGACGCCGAGTCGCCCCCGCTCGCCCTGCAGACCCTCACCGAACGCGCCCTGTGCCTGGCCGTGCCCGCGGCGCATCCGCTGGCCCGCGGCGACTTCATCGACGTGGCCGATCTGCGCGGGCAGCACTGGATCGCGAGCTCGGCCTCGGGCGAGGACCGGCTGATGGGCGTGTGGCCCGGACTGGACGAACGGCCAGAGATCGCCCACACCGCCCGCGACTGGCTCGCCAAACTCCAACTCGTCGCCGCGGGTTGCGGATTGACCACGGTTCCCGCGTCGCTCGCTCCAGCCGCACCACACGGCGTCCGCATCCTGCCCGTCCGCGGCGGCCCCCAGGAACAGCGACGCCTGCTTCTCGCCCACCCTCCCCAGACGCCGACCGAGCCGGTGACTCGCGTGGCGGCGGCCCTGCGCGCGGCGGCCCTCAGCTCCGGCACGCCCGATGCCTCTTGA